AGCGACTCGATGATAACAGCCGGCCGCGCGGCCATTACCATCTACCAGGGCCAGGACTCGCTGACGCACCCCGGGGTAGCGGTGCGCTACCTGCGCGACAAGCAGCTGCTGCGCCTCTCACGGGAGGACGGGTTGTATAAGAACACGCCGTTTAATGACTCGTACCACAAGCTCGAAATCCGCTCCGAGCAGCTCACCTGGGACCTGCACCAACCCACCATCAACTTCGAAGTGCTGACGGCCAAGAACCAGCAAACGGCCGATTTTGAGAGCCAGGAATTCTACACCGATTCGCGCTACCAGCAGATTAAAAGCATCAACCGGCTGCATCCGCTGCAAATGCTGGTGGGCTACAGCCAGGAACACGGCAACGCCCGTACCCTGAACGTGAGCGACATTGCCACCGACCTGAACACGGCTGAAGGCAACCTGCGCAGCGCCATGGCTGGCCTCGCCCGCGAAGGCTACGTGCAGTGGAATGGCCAGACAGGTGCTGTTACCATCCTGCCCAAGGGCCTGCACTACGTGGCCTCGGCCCGCAACCGCAAGGACTACGACCACTTGGCCATCAAGTCGTTGTCGGGCGCTGGGCGCAACGCCACCCTCAACCTGGCCACCAACGAGCTGCTCATCCGTGGGGTGGACCGGTTCAACTTCACCGACGACTCGCTGGCCGTGTACGTGCGGCCCGACAGCAGCCTGGTGCGGGTGCAGAAGAACCGCAACATCAAGTTCAGCGGCACGGTGGTGGCGGCGGCCATGCGCTTTAAAGGCAAGGAATTTGCCTTCGACTACGACGGGTTTTACGTCGACATGGCCAAGATTGACTCGATGGTCATTCGCAGCCAGCCCAAGAAAGTGGCCGGCAAGAGCAACAACGGCAAACACTTCGACTTCGCCCTCACCAACCGGGGCAAGGTGTCGAGCGGCCGGCTGTTTCTGAACGACCCGCGCAACAAGTCGGGCCGCAAGAAAAAGCCGAACTTCCCGGCCTTCGATTCCAAGACCGGGGCCAGCGTATTCTTCGGTAAGCAGGACGTGCTGGGCGGGGCCTATGACTCGACGATGGTGTTTGACATCCCGCCGTTCCGCCTCGATTCGCTCAACAACCTGGGCCAAACGGCCAGCGGCTTCGACGGCACGTTCCGCAGCGGCGGCGTCATCCCGGACATCAAAACCAAGCTCACCCCGCAGCCCGACGGCTCGCTGGGCTTCGTGTACGATGTGCCGAAGGAAGGCTTTCCGCTCTATAAGGGCAAGGGGCGCGTGTTCAACAAAGTGAAGCTCGACAGCCGCGGCCTGCAAGCCGATGGCACCGTAAAGTACCAGAGCGGCACGTTCACCTCGGACCGATTCACGTTTTACCGCGACTCGGTGGTGACGGAGGGCAAGACCGGCGAAATTGCGGCCCGCAACTCGGCCGGCGTCAACTCGCCGCGCATGGCCTTGCCAGCTGGCTACCTCATGAACTGGGTCGTTAAGGCCGACTCGATGTACCTGACCACGCCCCGCGCCGGGGCCCCCATCAAGCTCTACGCCAACGACGCCTACAGCTTCCGGGGCCGGGCGCTGCTCACGCCCAAGGGCACCGGTGGCGACGGCCGCCTCGACGGGCCCCAGTCTTTCATCAAATCGCCCGACTTCACGTTTAAAACCGACGGCTACAGCGGCCGCAAGGCCACGCTGAGCGTGAAATCGGCCGAGGCCAACAAGCCTGCCCTCACCGCCAACGAGGTGGCGTTCCAGTACGATTTGAAGAAAGGCTACGCCGATTTCTCGCGCGAGCCCGGCAGCAAGGCCAGTATCGACCTGCCGTATTCGCAGTTCAGCACCACGCTCAGCGGCGGGCGCTGGGACTTCAAGAAGAAGTCGGTGCAGCTGCGCGTGGCCCCGGGGGCCGATTCCACCAAGTCGTATTTCTACGCCACCGGCGCGGCCCAGCACGGGCTAAAGTTTCGGGCCGCTACCGGCGTGTACGACCTGGCCCGTTACCGCTTGCAGGCCGGCGGCGTGCCCTACATCGCCTCCGCCGATGCCTGGATTGTGCCCGATTCGGGCCGGGTGAGCATCCTGGCCAACGCTCAGATCACAACCCTGCGCAACGCGGGCGTGGTACTCGATTCGCTGGCCAAGTTCCACCACCTCTACAAGGGAAACATCAAGGTGGCGTCGCGCGATGCCTTTACTGGCGACGCGCTGTACAGCTTCAAAACGGTGCGCGACTCGTTCGCCCTCAAGTTCACCAACTTCGCCAGCGACTCGTCGGTGGTGGCCGCGGCACGCAAAAACGGCGGCCTGTTCAAGAAAAAAGCGGTGGCTGCCGACGCGGCGGGTCCCGTCCAGGGCCTAGCTACAATAGCCGTGGCCACGGTGCAGACGAATACCAAGTTTCTGCTGGCCCCGCGCATAGGCTACCGCGGCGATGTGAAGCTGAACTCGCAAAAGCGGGGCCTGATCTTCGACGGCCAGGTGCAGCTGCAGTTCGGCAAGGACTTGGCCCGGGCCCAGTGGTTCCCGGTGAAGGACAGCATCGACCCCAAGAATATTACCCTGACGCTGCGCGACGCCAAAACCGAAGACGGCTCGCCGCTGGTAACCGGCCTGTTCCTGTCTGACCAGTCGAACAGCGTGTATCCGCTCTACGCATCGGCACTGCCCAACGAGACGGACGTGCCGCTGTTCACCGTCGATGGCAAGCTGCACTACGATGCCAAGCAGGGCCTGTTCACCATCTCGCGCAACGACCTGACCGACGCCAACCGCTACGACGGCGCCGTGATGACCTACAAGGACTCGACGGGCCAGATGGGCTTCCGGGGCCCCCTCACGTTCATTAAGTCAACCAAAGAATACCGCATGGTGGGCAGTGGCGTGGGCGTGGCCAACCCTGACAGCGCCGCCTACCGCGTAGATGCCCTGCTGGGCCTCGACATCGTGATGCCCGCCAAGGCCTTGGATGTGCTCGGTACCGAAATGGTGGCCGTGACCAAGGGCTCGCCCGAGGCCCTGGACGGCTCGCCCAACGAGCTGTACAAGCTGGGCGAATTCGTGGGCAGCAAGGGCGTAGAAACCTACCTGAGCAACAAAGGCCAGGCCGTGGCGCTGGCCAAGCTCAGCCCCAAGCTGGCCCACACCCTGCTGCTGAGCCGCGTGAACCTGCGCTGGAACGACAAGAAAAAAGCCTGGTATTCGGTGGGTAAAATTGGGGTGGCCGGCGTAGGCAAGCAAAGCCTGAACGCGCTGGTGGACGGCTATGTCGAAATCAAGCGCAACAACTCGACCGACGAAGTGGAGATTTACCTCGAAGCCGATTCGCAGGATTGGTACTACTTCAAGTACGCCAACAACCTGCTGCTGACCAAGAGCCAGAGCGAAAACTACGACGGCGAAATCACGAAGGCCCAGAAAGGCGACTACAACACGGCCCTGAACTACGGGGTCTTCTTGGGCGACTTTGGCGATGTGGACGGCTTCCGCAGCCGCTTCCAGCGCGACTACCTGGGCCAGAGTGGCAAGCTGGCCGCCCGCGCCGCCGCGCCGCCTAAGGCCGAAGAGCCGACGGTGGATACTAGCAAGAAGAAGAAAAAAGCCAAGGACAACGACCCCTTCAGCAGCGGCGAAATCACCGACGCCAGCGCCCCGCCGGCGGTGGAATCGTCTAAGAAGAAGCGAAAGGAGCCAACGCTGGAGGCCGCTACCCCAGCGGAGGAGGCCCCCCGGAAGAAGAAAAAGTCCAAGGGCGACGACCCCTTCGGCGACGCCGAAACCGTGGGTACTGCCGCCACGCCTGCGGCTGGGGCCCCCGAGAAGAAAACAGTTCCTGTGCCGGCCGCCGCACCAGCTGGTGCCGCCCCGGCACCAGCCGCGGCAACTCCTACGGCGGCCACCCAAACCCCCGCCGCTACAATTCCGGCCGCTGCTGCGCCGGTAAATAAAGAGGCTGTAGCCACCCGCCCAGCGGATGCCGCTGCACCCGCCGAGGAGTCGGCCAAGGAGTCGAAGAAAAAGAAGAAGGACAAGGAGCAGGCCGCGGCCGCCGATGCCGACGCGGCCCCCACCGAGGCCCCGGTGGACGATGCCCCAAAAAAAAAGAAGAAGAAAAAAGGCGCGACCGAAGACCCCTTCGGGGATTCGTAAGCCAGCCGAAAAGGCCCCGTTGCAGTGCAGCGGGGCCTTTTTTAGGGCCCTGGAGGGGGGCAAGGCCTGCTGTACCTTTGCCCAACTATGAATATTCCTTTACTGCTGCTAGCCTTGCTGGCGGCGTACCTGCTCGGTTCCATTCCCACGGCGCTGTGGGTGGGCCGCCGCTTTTTCGGCCTGGACGACATTCGCCAGCACGGCTCCGGCAACGCCGGGGCCACCAACACCTTCCGGGTGCTGGGCAAAAAAGCCGGCTCGGCCGTGATGGCTATTGATGTGCTGAAGGGCTACGTGGCCACGGCCCTGCCCGCGTGGCTGGCGGTGGCCCCCAGCGGCTCGGGGCCCCTGCTGTACGCGCAGCTGGGCGCCGGGGCCCTGGCGGTGCTGGGGCACATCTACCCGGTGTGGGCCCAGTTCCGGGGCGGCAAGGGCGTGGCCACCATCTTGGGCATGATGCTGGCGCTGGCCCCGGCCACGGTGGGCATGTGCGTGCTGGTGTTTTTGACCATGCTAGCGCTGTTTCGCTACGTGTCGCTGGCCAGCATGACGGCCGGCCTGGCCTTTGCGCTGCTCCAGCTGCTGCCCACGTTTCGGCCGGCACAGCCGCTGCTGCTGTGGGTGGGGTTCGCCATTGCCGCCCTGCTCGTGTACACCCACCGCGCCAACATCGGGCGGTTGCGCGCCGGCACCGAAAGCCGGGTGCCCATGCCCTGGGCCCGGTAGCTTCGTCCCGCCGGTAGGTAATGGGAGAAGTAAAGCCGCTGCCCGGCTTCTATTTTGCCGTTTCTCGCTCCTTCTTTTCCATGCCCTCAATGCACCCCTTTCCCCGCCTCGAAACCCCGCGCCTGGTATTGCGCGAGCTGGCCGATGCCGACATTCCGCGCATTGTGGCCCTGGCCAGCGACGAGGCCGTGGCCCGCAACACCCTCAACATGCCGCACCCGTACCGACCCGACTACGCCCAGAACTGGCTGAAAATTAGCCGGGAAGCACACGCGGTGGGCGCGGGCGTCACGTTTGCCATCGAGTTGCGGGCCACCGGCGAGTTCATTGGGGGCATCGGCCTCAAAATCGAGCCGCGCTTCGACCGCGCCGAAGTGGGTTACTGGCTGGGCGTGGCCTACTGGAACCAGGGCCTAATGACCGAGGCCCTGGCTGCTGTGCTGCGCTACGGCTTTGACGACTTGCTGCTGAATAAAATCCTGGCCAACCACACCACCCAAAACCCGGGCTCGGGGGCCGTGATGCTGAAAAACGGCATGGTGAAGGAGGGTGAATTGGTGGAGCACGTAAAGCGCGACGGCGAATACTACACCCTGGCCCAGTACCGCCTCACCCGGCGCGAGTACGCGCAACGCCTGGCCCGCGCCGGTGTCCTTTAGGCATTCCATTTGAAGCACGCTGGTACGACTACTTTTGCCCGACTATTGCTGATTTTTCACCATTCCCACCCACCCCATGGCCGTCTCTTACCTTGCCGATAACCAGCAGCGCTTTCTCGACGAATTGCTTGACTGGCTGCGCATCCCCAGCGTGTCGGCCGACCCCAAGTTCCACGGTGATGTGTTGCGGGCCGCTGATTTTCTCAAGGCCCGCCTCGAAGAAGCCGGCGTGCAAAATGTGGCCCTGTGCGAAACCGCCGGCAACCCCATCGTGTACGGCGACTACCTCACCGACCCCGCCCTGCCCACGGTGCTCGTGTACGGGCACTACGACGTGCAGCCCGCCGATCCGTACGAGCTGTGGCAATCGCCCCCGTTTGAGCCGGTTATCAAGGACGGCAAGATTTACGCCCGGGGGGCCTGCGACGACAAGGGCCAAGCCTATATGCACGTCAAAGCCTTCGAAATGATGATGCGCGACGGCCAGGGCGGCGTGCCGTGCAACATCAAGTTCATGATCGAGGGCGAAGAGGAAATTGGGTCCAATAACCTAGCCCTCTTTGTGCAAGCTAACAAGGAGAAGCTGCAAGCCGACGTCATCCTGCTCTCCGACACCGGTATTCTGGCCAACGATGTGCCTAGCATCGAGGTGGGCCTGCGGGGCCTCAGCTACCACGAAGTGGAAGTGACGGGCCCCAACCGCGACCTGCACTCGGGCCTCTACGGCGGGGCCGTGCAAAACCCTATCAACGCCCTATGCGCTATGATTGCCAGCCTGCACGACGAAAACGGGCACATCACCATCCCCGGTTTCTACGCCAACGTGGAGGAGCTGACGCCCGCGGCCCGTGCCGAGCTGGCCAAGGCGCCCTTCGACGAAGCCGATTTTGAGGCCAGCATCGGCCTGCCGGTGGCCTACGGCGAGGCCGGCTACAGCACGCCCGAGCGCACCAGCATCCGGCCCACGCTCGACGTGAACGGCATTTGGGGCGGCTACACCGGCGAGGGCGCCAAAACGGTGATTGCCTCGAAAGCCTTCGCCAAAATCTCGATGCGCCTCGTGCCGAACCAAACCAGCGACGAGATTACGGCCCTGTTCCAGCAGCACTTTGCCCGCATTGCCCCGGCCGGCGTCACGGTGCAGGTGCGCCCCCACCACGGCGGCGAGCCCGTCGTCACGCCCACCGATTCGGCCGCCTACCGCGCCGCCGCCGCCGCCATGGAAACCACCTTTGGCCGGGCCCCGGTGCCCGCGCGCGGGGGCGGCTCCATCCCCATCGTGGCCATGTTCAAGTCTGAGTTGGGCATCGATTCGGTGCTGCTCGGCTTCGGCCTCGACTCCGACGCTATTCACTCGCCTAACGAGCACTTCGGCGTATTTAACTTCCTGAAAGGCATCGAGACCATCCCGCACTTCTACCGCAACTACGCCGCCGCGGAAACGCGGTAGGGCCCCCAACTCAAAGCCCAAAAAGGCTCGGCTTCCCAACGGAGGCCGGGCCTTTTTGGGCCCCTAAGTAACCGGGCGGCTAGTTAAACGAGTACGTTGCGTAGAGTTGAAAAGCGCTGTTGCGCTGCTGCGGCTGGGTCGTCGTGTTGCCATTCATCGATGATTTGGGGAAGTTGGTAAACGCCCCGTTGTAGCGCAGGCCCACGCCCAGGCCGTGCTTTAGTTGGTAGCCCAGGCCCGCCAAATAGCCGAAATCAATGCTCTTGTAGCTGGATGTGATGTCGGTTGACGTGTTGCCGGCCTGGTACTTTGCGGCCACCAGGAAACCAACCTGGGGTCCTGCTTCAAAAAAGAACCCGTCGGTGTTGACGTGGAAGGCCAGTGGCACATCAACGTAATGCAGGCGGTAGTTGACGTCCACCGCATTGGTCTTGGCGCCCTTCTGCGAGTACAGCACTTCGGGCTGAAAGGCAACTAGCCGCGTGAGGCCAATGTTAGCGAAGATGCCAGCGTTGAAGCCAAAGCGATTATTAAAAACATTCTTCGCATTGGGGCCCACAAAATCGGTGAGCGATGCGCCGGCCTTAAGGCCTAGCGACACGTTGCCGCCGCGGCCCCGGTACTGTGCTTGGGCAGCGCTGACAATGCTTGTTAACAAGGCGATAGTAATAATTGATTTTCTCATGAAAATTAATTTGGTGAAAATAACAAGTCGTAAAAATACGGTGTTATTTTTTCGAGCAGTAATACGAATATTTATTTTTTTATCGAATAAGATATTTGGCAACGTATAGAATGGATAAATATTTTACTACTTGATAACTTTTTTATATTATTTAATAACTAATACTTATGATAGCTTCTTTGATAAGACAAAATAAAAGCCCGGCCTTTACAAGAGGCCGGGCTTTTATTTTGTCTTATCAAAGAAGCTATTTGCCGCCAAAAGCGTAACCAACTTGGAACTGGAATACTGAGTTGTGAACACTAGGGTTGTTGCCGTTGCCACCGGCGTAAGCTTGGCCGGCGTAGTTAGCCGAAATGCCTTGCTTGTACACTTGTGTAAAGTCGCCGGTGTAGCGCAAGCCAAGGCTCAGGCCACTGGTGATCTGGTAGCCGATACCGCCCACGTAGGCAAGCACCGTCTTGTTCATGTCGGCGCTGTTGGTGTTGTCTGTGCTCTGGGTGCTGGTGTTGCCAGTCTGCGTAAAGTCGCGATTACGTACCAAGAAGCTGGCCTGGGGGCCCAATTCAAAGAAAAGTCCTTTGCCGTCCTGGCCGGCGTTCACGCGCAATAGCACGGGTACGTCGATGTAGCTCAAGGTAGTCTTGAAGCGGGTAGTGGGCAGGCCTTCGAAGTTGTCAATCGAGGCACCTTTCTGCGAGAAAAGTACTTCCGGCTGCACCGAGAAGTTATCAGCAATGCCAAAGTTGGCGTAGAGACCGGCAGTGAAGCCCGACTTGTACTCGCTGCCTTTCGAATCGGTACCGGAGAAAGTAGCTAGATTATAGCCGCCTTTTACACCATATTTAATGCCGGTTTGAGCGTTTGCGGTGCCAACGATGCCGGCAAGGAGGGCGAGGGGAAGGATTACTTTCTTCATGGTTGAAAGAATGTAAAAAAGAAATAATTAATAATTATTCGCAACAGCAACTCGCCATTGGGAACGTGCCTTATATCGAACCCAAGATTAACAGGGTTTCAATTGTTTTATAAAAAAACGATATTTTCAATAATTCAGAATTTATTCACATAATTTATTTCTCCTTTTTTTTGCTACTGATGTAATGGCACTGAAAGCATTAGGGCTGCATTGCTGCTTGGCTTAATACTTAATTTGCTGCCCAAGTAAATTTCCAACTGGGGCTGCTGCCGGCCGCCTGGTTGGTGTTAGCGGCGCTTTGCGCAAGCGGTACTCACCGGGCCCCAGTAAGGCCGAATGCTAAGACACTCCGGGGCCCCAGCAGCGGGTTTGAGACTGGTTTTTAAACGGTTCGGCAAAAAAAGACAGCCCGGTGGCGAAGTCTTTTCCATCTTTCGGCCGTGGCTGCACTAGTGGCCGCGCCGCGCCATGGAAACCCTCTTTCAGTACAACCGCTACCTGCACATTACGGCCGGCATCATTGGGTTTTTGGTGGCTCCGGTGGCCCTGGCAATGCGCAAGGGCGGGGAAGCCCACCGGCTCTGGGGCCGCGTGTTTTTCTGGGCAATGGCCGTGGCTGGTACCACGGCCATTGCCGGGGCCCAGCACATCCATAGCTTGTTTTTGCTGCTTACGGCGGTGTTTAGCCTGTACATGGCGGGGTTTGGCTACCGCTCCATTTTCCTGAAGCCGCTGGCCTGGAATGCCCGCGTGGCGGCTTTCGACTGGGCCGTGGCGAGCACCGGCCTAGTAGTATTTTTGGGTACGGTGGCGTATGCTTTCGCGGCGGGCAACATACCCGTGGGGGTATTTGGGGCCCTGGGGGCCATGACAGCGGTGCGGCAACTGCGCGGCTACGCCAAGGCCGGCCACTGGGCCAAAAACCAGTGGCTGCTAAACCATATTTCGGGGTTTATGGCCTCCTACATCGCGGCGGTGTCGGCGTTTTCAGTCACCAGCCTGCGCTTTATTCCGTTTCCTTACAACTTCTTGTGGCCCACGGTGCTGGGGCTGCCCGTCATTTGGTGGTGGCAGCGCCGGGTGCGGGCCCAGCGGGTGGCTATCGTACCAGGCTTCGATTTATCTGCTTCACCAGCCCCGGCCCTTCATAAATAAAGCCGGTGTAGAGCTGCACCAGCGAGGCACCGGCCGCCAGTTTTTCCTGCGCATCGGCCGCCGAGTGGATGCCGCCCGCCCCGATAATGGGCAGGCCGCCCGCGCTGCGCCGGTGCAGGTAGCGAATCACTTCCGTGGCCCGCTCGCGCAGCGGCCGGCCGCTGAGGCCCCCCGCGCCCAGGCCTGTTACGTGGCCGGCGTCAGTGCGCAGTCCGCCGCGGCCAATAGTAGTGTTGGTGGCTACGAGGCCGCTCAAGTGAGTTTCCTCAGCGATTTCGATGATGTCGTCGAGCTGGGCGTCGGTCAGGTCGGGGGCAATTTTGAGGAGCAGGGGGCGCGGTACGGGGCGGGCCAGGTTGCGGGCCTGCACCTGCTGGAGCAGGTCAATGAGCGGCTTTTTCTCTTGCAGTTCGCGCAAGCCGGGCGTGTTGGGTGAGCTCACGTTCACCACGAAGTAGTCCACCACGTCGGTCAAGGCGTCGTAGGCGGCTAGGTAATCGGCGGCGGCTTCGGCGTTGGGCGTGTCCTTGTTCTTGCCGATGTTGCCGCCGATGATGAGCTGGCGGTTGCGCCGCCCCGCCAGCCGCGCCGCTACCGCCGGGGCCCCATCGTTGTTGAAGCCCATGCGGTTGATCAGGGCCCCGTCTTGCGGCAGCCGGAACAGGCGAGGCTGCGGGTTGCCGGGCTGCGGCCGGGGCGTTACCGTCCCAATCTCCACGAAGCCGAAGCCCAGCGTGGCCAGCTCGTCGGTAAGGGCCGCGTTTTTGTCGAAGCCCGCCGCCAGGCCCACCGGGTTCGGAAATTTCAAGCCGAACACCGTGCGCTCCAAGCTCGGGTGCTGGTAGTCGTACAGCCCGCGCAGCAGGGCCCCCACGCCCGGTACGCGGGCCGCCCGGCGCAGGTTGTCAAACACGAGGTGGTGGGCGCGCTCGGCGTCGAGTTTGAACAGCAGGGGCTTGACGACGGACTTATACATAGTGATTTACCCGGCCCAACCTTCGCGGTCGAGGCTGCGGTACTGGATGGCTTCGGCCAAGTGGTGGATCTGGATTTCTTCGGTACCGGCAAGGTCGGCGATGGTGCGGGCCACTTTCAGGATGCGGTCGTAGGCGCGGGCGCTCAGGCCGAGGCGCTCCATGGCCGTTTTCAGCAGCATGCGGCCAGCGGGGCTGATTTCGCAGATGTCCTTCACCATCTGGGGCGGCATCATGGCGTTCGAGTGCACGTCGGGAAACTCCTTGAAGCGGGCTTCCTGCACCTGCCGGGCCCGGTCCACGCGGGGCTGAATGTCGGCGCTGGTTTCGGCCTTGCGGGTTTCCGTCATCTGGTCGAAGGTCACGGGCGTCACTTCCACGTGCAGGTCGATGCGGTCGAGCAGGGGCCCCGAGACTTTGTTGAGGTACTTCTGGACCACGCCGGGGCCGCACACGCACTCCTTTTCGGGGTGGTTATAATAGCCGCACGGGCACGGGTT
This genomic stretch from Hymenobacter sp. PAMC 26628 harbors:
- a CDS encoding quinone-dependent dihydroorotate dehydrogenase; protein product: MYKSVVKPLLFKLDAERAHHLVFDNLRRAARVPGVGALLRGLYDYQHPSLERTVFGLKFPNPVGLAAGFDKNAALTDELATLGFGFVEIGTVTPRPQPGNPQPRLFRLPQDGALINRMGFNNDGAPAVAARLAGRRNRQLIIGGNIGKNKDTPNAEAAADYLAAYDALTDVVDYFVVNVSSPNTPGLRELQEKKPLIDLLQQVQARNLARPVPRPLLLKIAPDLTDAQLDDIIEIAEETHLSGLVATNTTIGRGGLRTDAGHVTGLGAGGLSGRPLRERATEVIRYLHRRSAGGLPIIGAGGIHSAADAQEKLAAGASLVQLYTGFIYEGPGLVKQINRSLVR
- a CDS encoding dipeptidase, whose product is MAVSYLADNQQRFLDELLDWLRIPSVSADPKFHGDVLRAADFLKARLEEAGVQNVALCETAGNPIVYGDYLTDPALPTVLVYGHYDVQPADPYELWQSPPFEPVIKDGKIYARGACDDKGQAYMHVKAFEMMMRDGQGGVPCNIKFMIEGEEEIGSNNLALFVQANKEKLQADVILLSDTGILANDVPSIEVGLRGLSYHEVEVTGPNRDLHSGLYGGAVQNPINALCAMIASLHDENGHITIPGFYANVEELTPAARAELAKAPFDEADFEASIGLPVAYGEAGYSTPERTSIRPTLDVNGIWGGYTGEGAKTVIASKAFAKISMRLVPNQTSDEITALFQQHFARIAPAGVTVQVRPHHGGEPVVTPTDSAAYRAAAAAMETTFGRAPVPARGGGSIPIVAMFKSELGIDSVLLGFGLDSDAIHSPNEHFGVFNFLKGIETIPHFYRNYAAAETR
- a CDS encoding GNAT family N-acetyltransferase, encoding MHPFPRLETPRLVLRELADADIPRIVALASDEAVARNTLNMPHPYRPDYAQNWLKISREAHAVGAGVTFAIELRATGEFIGGIGLKIEPRFDRAEVGYWLGVAYWNQGLMTEALAAVLRYGFDDLLLNKILANHTTQNPGSGAVMLKNGMVKEGELVEHVKRDGEYYTLAQYRLTRREYAQRLARAGVL
- a CDS encoding porin family protein; this encodes MKKVILPLALLAGIVGTANAQTGIKYGVKGGYNLATFSGTDSKGSEYKSGFTAGLYANFGIADNFSVQPEVLFSQKGASIDNFEGLPTTRFKTTLSYIDVPVLLRVNAGQDGKGLFFELGPQASFLVRNRDFTQTGNTSTQSTDNTNSADMNKTVLAYVGGIGYQITSGLSLGLRYTGDFTQVYKQGISANYAGQAYAGGNGNNPSVHNSVFQFQVGYAFGGK
- the plsY gene encoding glycerol-3-phosphate 1-O-acyltransferase PlsY — translated: MNIPLLLLALLAAYLLGSIPTALWVGRRFFGLDDIRQHGSGNAGATNTFRVLGKKAGSAVMAIDVLKGYVATALPAWLAVAPSGSGPLLYAQLGAGALAVLGHIYPVWAQFRGGKGVATILGMMLALAPATVGMCVLVFLTMLALFRYVSLASMTAGLAFALLQLLPTFRPAQPLLLWVGFAIAALLVYTHRANIGRLRAGTESRVPMPWAR
- a CDS encoding porin family protein, with amino-acid sequence MLTSIVSAAQAQYRGRGGNVSLGLKAGASLTDFVGPNAKNVFNNRFGFNAGIFANIGLTRLVAFQPEVLYSQKGAKTNAVDVNYRLHYVDVPLAFHVNTDGFFFEAGPQVGFLVAAKYQAGNTSTDITSSYKSIDFGYLAGLGYQLKHGLGVGLRYNGAFTNFPKSSMNGNTTTQPQQRNSAFQLYATYSFN